In Micromonospora sp. WMMD980, the following are encoded in one genomic region:
- a CDS encoding transglycosylase SLT domain-containing protein, translating into MRRGVGRLAAAAVMALLAAGAVTGCGDEEPPDRPAAAELPTEAPVEEPAAADPVDAPADAPSEEPPGVAAMGGRPSPTASASAKPRPKPSRTSTAPLARPKPPTETRVPPAPKPPASGCKPSYKGTKASQSQVKKALTDAAARTYWPTSAPDIRIPSALMKATAWQESGWQSNIYACDTGVGLMQVMPATAEWMNQRFERSYDIDDYQDNAYLGGTYLAWLTKYIGDMYFESDYRLDASLCTSELNSCLLNAVISAYNFGHAAVAREGKPLAIPNPQYVYNVRELMTGCECLAF; encoded by the coding sequence ATGCGGCGAGGAGTCGGCCGGTTGGCCGCGGCTGCGGTGATGGCGCTGCTGGCGGCGGGGGCGGTGACCGGGTGCGGCGACGAGGAGCCACCGGATCGCCCGGCGGCGGCGGAACTGCCCACCGAGGCGCCGGTCGAGGAGCCCGCGGCGGCGGACCCCGTCGACGCGCCGGCCGACGCGCCGAGCGAGGAGCCGCCCGGCGTCGCAGCGATGGGTGGCCGGCCCAGTCCCACCGCGTCGGCGAGCGCGAAGCCGCGGCCGAAGCCGTCGCGCACGTCCACCGCGCCGCTGGCGCGGCCGAAGCCGCCGACCGAGACCCGGGTGCCGCCGGCGCCGAAGCCGCCGGCCAGCGGCTGCAAGCCGAGCTACAAGGGCACCAAGGCGAGTCAGAGTCAGGTGAAGAAGGCGTTGACCGACGCCGCGGCGCGCACCTACTGGCCCACCTCCGCGCCGGACATCCGCATCCCGTCGGCCCTGATGAAGGCCACCGCCTGGCAGGAGAGCGGCTGGCAGTCCAACATCTACGCCTGTGACACCGGCGTCGGGCTGATGCAGGTCATGCCGGCCACCGCGGAGTGGATGAACCAGCGGTTCGAGCGGTCGTACGACATCGACGACTATCAGGACAACGCCTATCTGGGCGGCACCTACCTGGCGTGGCTGACCAAGTACATCGGCGACATGTACTTCGAGTCGGACTACCGGCTCGACGCCTCGCTGTGCACCTCGGAGTTGAACTCGTGCCTGCTCAACGCCGTGATCTCGGCGTACAACTTCGGGCACGCCGCGGTCGCCCGGGAGGGGAAGCCGCTGGCGATCCCCAACCCGCAGTACGTCTACAACGTGCGCGAACTGATGACCGGCTGCGAGTGTCTCGCGTTCTGA
- a CDS encoding MMPL family transporter → MSLFTRVARGRLAAWLTVVAALVVGAVVFGLPKPDNPQPVSATGLSVQWQSTQVERLQDQLPSRDTQAALVVVSRDDRAPLSASDRSALDGVTGRLGALAVGGRVSPAQLSPDGTVALVAVPLSTAGDQQAVVDEVVKVRDAVAGLPDDLTVEVTGGPAFTADLSKVFQGADTTLLLVTAAVVALLLLVTYRSPFLWLVPLLVVAAAEQLTLRTVETVVPALGIYLPSGQVTGIASVLVFGAATDYALLLIARYREELRREDNRFTAMRAALRRTAEPILASGGTVVLGVLTLLLSEQETNRALAVACAIGVVFAMLSALFVLPAALVLFGRGLFWPFVPKVGSAAREGRLWGRLGELVVRRPLPVAVLATLLLAGLALGGLGIRTGLSETEQFRERPEAVAGAETLARAFPAGSTQPVAVLTNPQAAPAVLAAAGAVDGVASARPSTAGDRVAQIDVVLTAEPGTAASDRAVVALRDAVAAVPDSAPPTVDGADAPDGALVGGTVAATYDSGQANTKDLRLILPIILLLVGAVLVLLLRGLLAPLLLVLTVIASFFASLGAAWLIFDHVLDFPALDSGVLLLAFVFLVALGVDYNIFLVTRAREDARRAGTRDGMLSALRVTGGVITSAGVLLAAVFAVLGVLPLITLTQIGIIVCVGVLLDTLLVRTVLVPALAFLLGDRFWWPGKITREPDTPAEPAGTPAEPVTARD, encoded by the coding sequence ATGTCGCTGTTCACCCGCGTCGCCCGGGGCCGGTTGGCCGCCTGGCTGACCGTGGTCGCCGCCCTCGTCGTCGGCGCGGTCGTGTTCGGTCTACCCAAGCCGGACAACCCCCAACCGGTCTCGGCCACCGGCCTGTCGGTCCAGTGGCAGTCGACGCAGGTCGAACGCCTCCAGGACCAGCTCCCGTCCCGCGACACCCAGGCCGCCCTGGTGGTGGTGAGCCGGGACGACCGGGCACCGCTCAGCGCCTCGGACCGCAGCGCGCTCGACGGCGTCACCGGCAGGCTCGGCGCGCTCGCCGTCGGCGGGCGGGTCTCCCCCGCCCAGCTCTCCCCGGACGGCACGGTCGCGCTGGTCGCCGTGCCGCTGTCCACCGCCGGCGACCAGCAGGCGGTCGTCGACGAGGTGGTCAAGGTCCGCGACGCCGTGGCCGGCCTGCCCGACGACCTGACCGTCGAGGTCACCGGTGGACCCGCCTTCACCGCCGACCTGAGCAAGGTGTTCCAGGGCGCCGACACCACGCTGCTGCTGGTCACCGCCGCGGTCGTGGCGCTGCTGCTGCTCGTCACCTACCGCAGCCCGTTCCTGTGGCTCGTCCCGCTGCTGGTGGTCGCCGCCGCCGAGCAGCTCACCCTGCGCACGGTGGAGACCGTGGTGCCCGCGCTGGGCATCTATCTGCCCAGCGGCCAGGTCACCGGCATCGCCAGTGTGCTGGTCTTCGGCGCCGCGACCGACTACGCCCTGCTGCTCATCGCCCGCTACCGCGAGGAGCTGCGCCGCGAGGACAACCGGTTCACCGCCATGCGGGCCGCCCTGCGGCGCACCGCCGAGCCGATCCTGGCCAGCGGCGGCACGGTCGTGCTCGGCGTCCTGACGCTGCTGCTGTCCGAGCAGGAGACCAACCGGGCGCTCGCGGTGGCCTGCGCCATCGGCGTGGTCTTCGCCATGCTCTCCGCGCTGTTCGTGCTCCCCGCCGCGCTGGTGCTCTTCGGCCGGGGCCTGTTCTGGCCGTTCGTGCCGAAGGTGGGCAGCGCCGCCCGCGAGGGCCGGCTCTGGGGCCGCCTCGGCGAACTGGTCGTCCGCCGGCCGCTGCCGGTCGCGGTGCTTGCCACCCTGCTCCTCGCCGGCCTCGCCCTGGGCGGGCTGGGCATCCGCACCGGACTCTCCGAGACCGAGCAGTTCCGGGAGCGTCCCGAGGCGGTCGCCGGCGCCGAGACCCTGGCGCGGGCGTTCCCGGCCGGCAGCACCCAACCGGTCGCCGTGCTCACCAACCCGCAGGCCGCCCCCGCGGTCCTCGCCGCGGCCGGCGCGGTCGACGGCGTCGCCTCGGCCCGACCGAGCACCGCCGGCGACCGGGTCGCCCAGATCGACGTGGTGCTCACCGCCGAGCCCGGCACCGCTGCCTCCGACCGCGCGGTGGTGGCGTTGCGCGACGCGGTCGCCGCCGTGCCGGACTCCGCGCCGCCCACCGTCGACGGCGCCGACGCACCCGACGGCGCACTGGTCGGTGGCACGGTCGCCGCCACCTACGACTCGGGCCAGGCCAACACCAAGGACCTGCGACTGATCCTGCCGATCATCCTGCTGCTCGTCGGCGCCGTGCTGGTGCTGCTGCTACGCGGCCTGCTGGCCCCGCTGCTGCTGGTGCTGACCGTGATCGCGTCGTTCTTCGCCAGCCTCGGCGCGGCCTGGCTGATCTTCGACCACGTGCTGGACTTCCCGGCGCTGGACAGCGGGGTGCTGCTGCTGGCCTTCGTGTTCCTGGTCGCGCTCGGCGTCGACTACAACATCTTCCTGGTCACCCGGGCCCGGGAGGACGCCCGCCGGGCCGGCACCCGCGACGGCATGCTGTCGGCACTGCGGGTCACCGGCGGCGTCATCACCAGCGCCGGCGTGCTGCTGGCGGCGGTCTTCGCGGTGCTGGGGGTGCTGCCGCTGATCACGCTCACCCAGATCGGGATCATCGTCTGCGTCGGCGTGCTGCTGGACACGCTGCTGGTCCGCACCGTGCTGGTGCCCGCGCTGGCGTTCCTGCTCGGCGATCGGTTCTGGTGGCCCGGGAAGATCACCCGCGAGCCGGACACCCCCGCCGAGCCGGCCGGCACGCCGGCCGAGCCGGTCACCGCCCGGGACTGA
- a CDS encoding MarR family transcriptional regulator, with product MYRRRDDPRGRMVAEITNDLRRYSTDAQHVGHAFAGLHGLNPTDLQALIAVMEAELVGDPITPGRLGDVLNLSSGSVTALVDRLERAGHIRRDRDTADRRKILLHYADRGATLAQSFFGPLGRRTDEVMDRFTDDELAVVHRFMREMVRSMRTHRDEVRAARGGADPAGDR from the coding sequence ATGTACCGGCGACGGGACGACCCGCGCGGGCGGATGGTCGCCGAGATCACCAACGACCTGCGTCGCTACTCCACGGACGCGCAGCACGTCGGGCACGCGTTCGCCGGGCTGCACGGGCTCAACCCGACCGACCTGCAGGCGCTGATCGCGGTGATGGAGGCCGAGCTGGTGGGCGACCCGATCACCCCCGGCCGCCTCGGCGACGTGCTCAACCTCTCGTCCGGGTCGGTCACCGCCCTGGTCGACCGGCTGGAGCGCGCGGGTCACATCCGGCGCGACCGGGACACCGCCGACCGGCGCAAGATCCTGCTGCACTACGCCGACCGGGGCGCCACGCTGGCGCAGAGCTTCTTCGGCCCGCTGGGCCGGCGCACCGACGAGGTGATGGACCGCTTCACCGACGACGAGCTGGCCGTGGTGCACCGGTTCATGAGGGAGATGGTGCGCAGCATGCGCACGCACCGCGACGAGGTGCGCGCCGCCCGGGGCGGCGCCGACCCGGCCGGCGACCGTTGA
- a CDS encoding DedA family protein: MPDLLNWLQELSPLLIYLIAATIVAGETAVIVGLLVPGEATLLLVGFLAYAGTLRLAPTLLAMMAAAVIGDTLAYRAGRRHGPRLRASGLGARIGPHRWRRAEELLDRLGGRAMLAARWVAFARTLAPRLAGGAGMPYRRFAPWNLAGVASWVGGSVLAGYLAGESYERVSKLLGRATGAVLVLLLCLLGVVLAGRWLGRNPDPARALATRAGALPPLRWLRSRYGVLFFLVGMRVGPVWTLLINLALGLALLFAVGLVVAAVLEAVVRHSGLGVLDGLVADWFAARRTPGVADAALTAVSALRGWVLIAAVTVVAALVARRQRPWRADLLGVVGTVGAAVPLVLLVVVADLTGPGGPDRLRELFPGQNAVVTASLGTLAWLLARGARWPVAVAVWTVAAAGVVAVAGARLYLGWSTVTGTASSVLLGVAWTTVFVVAWATRERVASAGPPTPADAGPDVGAGPPRPRERRPASRGPR; this comes from the coding sequence ATGCCTGACCTGCTGAACTGGCTGCAGGAGCTGTCGCCCCTGCTGATCTACCTGATCGCCGCGACGATCGTCGCGGGCGAGACCGCGGTGATCGTCGGGCTGCTGGTGCCGGGCGAGGCGACCCTGCTGCTGGTCGGCTTCCTAGCGTACGCGGGGACGCTACGGCTCGCCCCCACGCTGCTGGCCATGATGGCCGCCGCCGTGATCGGAGACACACTCGCCTACCGTGCCGGGCGGCGCCACGGCCCCCGGTTGCGTGCCTCCGGGCTCGGCGCCCGGATCGGGCCGCACCGGTGGCGGCGGGCCGAGGAGTTGCTGGACCGGCTGGGCGGGCGGGCCATGCTGGCGGCCCGCTGGGTCGCCTTCGCCCGCACGCTGGCGCCCCGGCTGGCCGGCGGGGCCGGGATGCCGTACCGGCGGTTCGCGCCGTGGAACCTGGCCGGGGTAGCGAGCTGGGTCGGCGGCTCGGTGCTGGCCGGCTACCTGGCCGGCGAGTCGTACGAGCGGGTGTCGAAGCTGCTGGGCCGGGCCACCGGGGCGGTGCTGGTGCTGCTGCTCTGCCTGCTCGGCGTGGTGCTTGCCGGTCGCTGGCTGGGGCGTAACCCGGATCCGGCCCGGGCGTTGGCGACGCGTGCCGGCGCGCTGCCGCCGCTGCGCTGGCTGCGGTCCCGCTACGGGGTGCTGTTCTTCCTGGTCGGCATGCGGGTCGGCCCGGTCTGGACGTTGCTGATCAACCTGGCGCTCGGGCTGGCGTTGCTGTTCGCCGTGGGGCTGGTGGTGGCCGCGGTGCTGGAGGCGGTGGTCCGGCACAGCGGGCTGGGGGTGCTCGACGGGCTGGTCGCCGACTGGTTCGCCGCCCGGCGTACCCCCGGGGTGGCCGACGCGGCGCTGACCGCGGTGTCGGCGCTGCGCGGCTGGGTGCTGATCGCCGCGGTGACCGTGGTGGCGGCGCTGGTGGCCCGGCGGCAGCGACCCTGGCGCGCGGACCTGCTCGGCGTGGTGGGCACGGTCGGCGCGGCCGTGCCGCTGGTGCTGCTGGTGGTGGTCGCCGACCTGACCGGTCCGGGCGGCCCGGACCGGTTGCGGGAGTTGTTCCCCGGCCAGAACGCGGTGGTGACGGCGAGCCTCGGCACACTGGCGTGGCTGCTGGCGCGCGGAGCGCGCTGGCCGGTCGCGGTGGCCGTCTGGACGGTCGCCGCGGCCGGGGTGGTCGCGGTCGCCGGTGCCCGGCTCTACCTGGGCTGGAGCACGGTCACCGGCACCGCCTCGTCGGTGTTGCTGGGGGTCGCCTGGACCACCGTGTTCGTGGTCGCCTGGGCGACGCGGGAGCGGGTGGCGTCGGCCGGCCCACCGACCCCGGCGGACGCCGGTCCGGACGTCGGGGCGGGGCCGCCGCGTCCCCGGGAGCGCCGGCCGGCGTCGCGGGGACCACGATGA